The following DNA comes from Sorex araneus isolate mSorAra2 chromosome 5, mSorAra2.pri, whole genome shotgun sequence.
CTGGGGTGGGCCCCGTCACCCTGTCCCGGCAGCCCCGGCTGTAAGGTGTCCCCTACGCCACCCGTTGGCTCCCCAGGGACCGTTTCCGCACCATGATCAACGTGCTGGGGGACGCGCTGGCCGCGGGGATCATGGCTCACATCTGCCGGAAGGACTTTGCGCAGAATGTGGGCTCTGAGGTGAGGCGGTCCCCCCGCCCAGCCTGGCCACACCAAGGCTGCcggcgggtggggggtggtgtcgagtggggaaggggggcagACTCCCGGGTCTTCCACCCACCAGCTGGGCAGCTCAGCCTCCCTGCCTCTGGCCCCCGAATCCTCTGGTCTGGGGGTAACTGCGTTACCTGCACCGGCTGAGCCGTCCCAGAGCCCATCCTGATGCAGACCCCAGAGCTCATATGTTAGGGGTCTTGCAGACCCCGTCTGCAAAGACGTGGACATTCGCACACCTGCGCGTGCTTTTGTGGGCTCTGGGGCTCCTTAATGACCACGAGGAGCaagctgctgccccccccccaccgctggAAGCCACGCCTGGCACGGGGGCTGCCCCTGGACCGGGGTCCCCCTAGGAGGGGAAGCAGCTTGGCACGGGAGCTCAGAGCTTGTGGCCTAGAGGTCCCACGGGCATGTGTGGGAGCACCGGTGGCATGGCCTGGCCCTTTGCTTTTCCAGCGCCCCCAGTGTTTAACCTCTACCCCCAGCCTGCCGCCATGaggcctgtctctctgcctcagaAACTGCCGCCCCTCGACACCAAGCCCGTGAGCCTCCGAGAGATCCTGGCAACGCAGCAGAACGGCTGTGTGAAGATCGTGGCGGCGGCCTCGGAGCTGACCCtgggccccacctgcccccaccacgTCCCCGTCCAGGCAGAGACGGCAGAGGAGCTGGCCAGAGCTAGTCCTGACCACTGCACCATCGAGATCAACGAGCTGGAGACCAACGTCTGAGCCTGCCGCTGGGGCCTCCCACCGTCCCACCCGCTCAGGGCCGGGACTAGCTGCACTCGGTGGGAAACAGAGTCCAGAGTGACGGCGGGGATCCGGCAGAGCCCAGCCCAGAGCACGGAGCATATCGTGGGATGACAGACTTGAGACTCTGCGAGCTCAGGGCACCTGCGTCAGGGCCAGGAGGCTCGGCAGCTCCTGCGGGAGACAGGGGTGGTGGCCGTGCATGTCCAGTCTGTGAGGACAGAACAACCTGCTTGGACCAGCCCGGGCCACTGTCTCTGCCCCAGAAAACGTTCCTCAGAGGTCTGGGGGAGTCCAactgggggaaggagggtgggggtggtcccAGCCCTCCACAGGACCCGGCCTgcagttcccccccaccccccgcttcaGGGAGCCCGGAGTCTTCTGTCCAGGCCGGCCTCCCACTGGGCAGGTGCCCACCAGGCCCCCTGGGGACAGCCCGCCCTGGGTGCTTTGGTCAGAACTCCTCCACACCCCACATGTGGAAGTGAGATGGATTTCTGCGGCCATTCTGGTTCGGTTTGGTTCTGTTGGGCCGGGCTGGGGTTCTACCACAATGGCCTGCGCTGCCCCCGGAGCAGCaaccctgccccttccctccctcctgtacTTGCAAACTCAGAGTTAGTCTGGTAAAGTCCTTCTGTTTTCCAAGCTCCGAGGGCTTCGTGGCTGCCCTGGGCCGAGGATACAGCCTGTGTCCAGGGTGGACGGGCCTGTGAGCGCAGCCGGCGGGTGGACACGTCCGTCTGGGCAGCCAGAGGGCAGACACATCTCCTCCAGTGGCCGGTTCTTCAGGCAAAGACTTTGCTTCCGGGAGCGAGGGTGCCGAGGGTATTTCCTGGctgtctcctgctccctccctccctccctccctgtctccggGAGGCTGGAGGGGACGTGGGTGACCCTGAGACGCAGCCTGTTCGGGACGCACTCTGCCAAGCAATGCAGCATGGGGGCCTGAAAACGCtgaggccagagggacagagccCCCACTGGGGTCACTCAAGCTGGAAGGCATctgactccagccccactcttggAGGCTGCCCCTCCTCCCAGGCCAGTGAACGGGGCCCGGCAGGGGCCCGACCCTAGGGTGCCTACGGGGGCCGAAGAGGCGGGACAGCAGGTCACACGTGGACACGCTCCATCACAACTCAGGCCTGTGAGCACTGGAGTCCACCTGCCACCAAGTCCAGCCTGCTCCTTCCTGGGCTGGACCCAGGCATGCTCCCACGGGGCCACTTCCCTGACCCCATCCATTGGGCAGCGCTGTCTGCCATTGGCATGGCTTAGCTCTGGGCTGGGAGCTGCCCCCAGTGCTGGCCTCGGCCTGATCATCCCCTCTGTGGTATGGACCTGGGTCCGTGTCAGCTCTGCGCCTCTACACAGGCCAGCCTGCTGACCTGCTCAGGGCAGAGACCCCCCAGGTGAGCTGGGAGCAGCGGCAGCCTTCGCTCACCCAGAGGTGCTGCACAAAGCTGGTGGCCAGGGGGCTGCCAAGAGAACTGCAGGCGCTGCTGGCCCGACCCCTGCTCTCCCCCAGACCCGCAGTATGCACACATAGATGCGGTGCCAGACAGGGTGATGCTTTATATTAGCTTTTCAGTGACAAGTAACATCTtccacatttttatcttttttttttcttttcttataaaagagtaaaaaaggaagaaaggaaaaaggaaataaacaaacaaacaaaaacacccagagGTTCCCAGAATTCCCCCACAGGCCCAAAGAATGAAAATAGGTATCTCACGGGTCCAGGTGGATGCTCACCTGTACCCACTGGCCTCGGTCTCCCCGGCTGGCTGCCCCCAAGAATGTCCTGGCAAGTCACCCTGAGTGGCCCATCACAGATGTTCCGGGCAAGGTGGGCCAGATCGTCCACCAAGGGATGGTCCTAGCAGTTGGAGGGGGTGCGGGTGGACTTCCTGGACACTGGGGCCAGGTGAGGGTCCTGGGCCCCAAGCCAGGGAAGGAACAAAACCCAGCTCCTATGAGTCTGAGGGTGGTGGCCCTGGGCCACAGAGCTTGGAGGTAACTGTCTTCTTGCGGGACAGGTGGCAACTGGTGAGGCGTTCTGCCTGCCTCCAGCTGGGACAAGAGGCGCCAGTGACCCCGGCCAGGTCACGGAGGGCTCTGACCAGTGCGTGGTGTGCTCACTGGCCCGGGGGGAGGGAGCAGCACTGCATGTGCCCGCGCAGGCTCAGGACCGCTGCTGGGAGGTGTGGGTGGTGGCTGTGCAGTCAGCTGGGGGCGGCTGGGCGTGTCTGCCAGGTCTGACGTGAGAAACACTGCAGGCAGGGGAGAGCTGAGGCCCCGGGAAGGGTGTCCAGCTGTCTGTCCATCTGCAGAACGCGGGGGAGAGTCAGGAGGCGGCCCCCAGCCGTGACCGACCTCCCTGGGATCCGCCTCACCTGGTCACTATCGCACTTCCtcatcctcctcgtcctcctcgtcctcctctgtTTCCTGCTCCGACCGGCCTGGCTCCTTGGAAGTCCCGGGCTCAAAGTTGCCCTCGATGTCCAGCACCTGCAGGTGCCTCAGCCTGCGGAAGGCGCTCTCCTCCACCGAGCCCACCGCCAGCTTGTTAAACCTGCGCCCACCACATGTGGTCAGGGCCGGGGCCGCACCCGGCGCCCCAGCTCACCTCCTACAACAGCCAAGGGAGCGCAAGCCCTCCTAGGAGGCCCCCCGGCGCCTCCTACCTGAGAAAGACCCCCTTGAGGTTGGGTGTGGACTGGAAGGCATCGGCGGGCACCATGCTGATCTTGTTGTTCTGCAGGTACAGGTACTCGAGCGACTCTGGGAGCCCGCTGGGGATGTCCGTGAGCTGATTCCCCGCAATGTCCAGCAGCTGCAGGGTGGTCCGGGGGTCAGAGCTCCCCACAGCCCTCGGAGCCCCTACCGGCGCCCAGCCCACGGaaacctcaccctcaccctgtgAGATGGAGCTGGGCCCCATCACGCGTTGATGAAGGGAAGACGGCGCAGCGCcgtgcaagcagctgacctgggccccACTGTCTGCGAGGGGGACACCCCTGACAATGGTGCCCCTTGGCTCCCCCTGGATGTACAGCCAAGGCATCTGCCCCGAGGCCTGATCTCCAACCTCACATACTCGCGCCCCCTCGCCCGGGGCAGCGCCTGGGCCCTCTCTCGGAACCTCTCTCAGAATCAGCCTGCAGGCCCTGGAGGAGGTGGGCAGGGGGCCTGCGGCCAGGACTGGGGTGCAGGGACCATCCCAGGAGGCAGGGCCGTGGGGGGCACCTCTCCAGGTGGGGACATGcctgcagccccaccccaccccaccacagctGGTGGCTTCGAGCTTTCTGTCTGCCCTGCCAGGCTGGGGGCCACGAGCCCAGCACCAGGCAGTGAGGCTGCCCACATTCCAGGGGCCGTGGAGCCCCACACCTCCTCCCACAGGCTCCTTGTGCCCTCTGCTCTGTCCCCGGCTCCCGTGCTCCTCCTCAGAGCCTCCTCAGTGGcccagaggctgggggctgggggctggagtccaGGAGACACTGgcaccctgctttgggggtgagTGAACACAGGATGGGACCAGGCTGGTGGGATGTGGCTGTGGTAGGGACCTGCCGGCAGACAGTGGGGGACCTGGAGTGGGAGGAACAGCTGCATTCGGAAAGATCTAGCAACGAGAGTATCCCCCCGGACCCCAAACACCGCATCCCTGACTAAAGGCACCCCAGCCCAGGACGTATCATGGGTGGCCTCCAGGAGGAAGTGAGCCCCAAGCTGCTCCTAGGGACACGCTCCAGGAAGGTGGGTGGCCCTCTGTGCATCTCACTCCCCACTGGGAGGCCTCTTGCTGCAACTGGGCCTGGCACCCTGGGGGCAGTTCACCCAGGGGCAGCCAGTagagggacgggggcggggggagcagagcCCGGGTCTGAGGTGCCCCCAGGACAGGGTCCGGCCTGCCCTAAATCCTGTGAGGATTCGGGCCTGTTTCTCGGGGCACTGGGGGCCATGGGAGGTGCCGGGCAGGGGTGAGTGGTGGCCACGTGCGTCCCATGCTCCCTGATTGTACAAGTATTGGGAGCAGGGGTGTTAGGGCTCCTTGGAGGCTCTCGCCCAGGCCAGAGACGGCGGGAGCGTGGCTGGACAGGGGTAGCAGGGATGGGGAGAACGGGCAGGTGTAGTCATGGCGGGTGCTAGGGCCCTGCGGTCAGAGGCCTGTGAAAGGAGAGGTGAGTCAGGGATGCCCATGAGGTGAGCCAGGACAGCAGCAGAAACAGcaggtggagggggcggggagcgagGGACCCAGAGTCTGGCTCCAAGGAGtcccaggagggcagggcccaggTGGGATCCCCAGGTCTGGCAGCGGGCAGGGCCACCGGGTGGGAAAGCCCCTCAGGCAGCGCCTGCAGGCCAGCTGCTCCTCCTCAACCCCCCTAGTGCTCCGCGCACCCGCGTCTGCTCTGGGCCTGTCTCAGACCCCTGATCCCGACAGCTCCCACAGTGCCCTAAGCTGAGGCCCCAGGAAGGGACCCAAACACCCGCCTCTGTCCTGGGGGAGAGCTGGCCGTCTGCCAACCCGCAATGACCCCGTGCCTGGGAGATGCTGGGGTGTGGAACCCCCAAAGGAAGTGACATTGGGGGAGGGTCCCAAGGGCATGGTGAGGGGCGGCAGTGGCCAGGCGGGGGAGGGCAgcctccatctcacagcctggctACTTTCTCTAATGCAGTTCCCCTCTGGAGGCCCACCgagtgcccgtgtgtgtgtgtgtgtgtgtgtgtgtgtgtgttgggggattcTCTAACCCAAGGCCCCTTCCCCAGGCTAGACAACCCTGGGCCCCTCTCCTAGCAGACaggtccctcccccccccccgtccgtATCCCCACAGCACGCCTCAGGCCAGGGTCCAGGGGTCTGGTCACACCAGCAGGGGTCCTCCCTGTGCCTGCGGGTGGGGTGGGTCTCCTGACCCAGGCACGCCTGGACCCTGTGCGGGGCCCAGCTCCCCAGCGGGAACGTCCCTGAGCACCCAGCAGACAGTGGGCCCAAGGTAGTGACACcccccctgctcccgcccctACCTGCAGCTGCTCCAGGTCTGCCCAGGCCCGGGCGCCCAGGGCGCGGCTACGCAGCCGGTTGCCGGTGAGGTAGAGCTCGCGCAGCTGGGCCATGCCGGCCAGCGCCCCGCGCGCCAAGGCGGCCAGCTCGTTGCGCTTGACCTTGAGCACGTGCACATTGCGCGGCAGCCCAGCGGGCAGCGTCTGCAGCTGGTTGCCTGACAGGTCCAGGGCGCGCAGCTGGCGCAGCTTGCGGAAGGCGTCGCGGTGCACCTGCGCGCTGGTGATGCGGTTGTAGCTGAGGTTGAGCTCCTCCAGGAAGTAGGTGGTGGCGAAGTCGTCGCGGCCGATGCCGGCGATCTGGTTGTGCAGGATCATGAGGGTGCGCACGCGGCGGGGCAGGCCGCTGGGCACGCGCTCCAGCGCGTTGTTGTACAGGTGCACCGTGTGCAGCCGCTTGAGGCCCTGGAAGGCCAGCGGGTGGATGCCGGGCGCCCGCAGCTGGTTGCTGTGCAGCAGCAGGTACTCGAGGTTGCGGATGGGGGTCAGCACGTCGGCGTCCACGCTCCGGATGGCGTTCTTCTCCAGGTGCAGCAGCACCAGGCTCCGCGGCAGCCCCGCCGGCACCCGCGACAGGTTGTTGCTGGACAGGTCCAGGTACTCCAGGCTGGAGAGCTTCCTGGGGGGCCCGGGAGCGGGGGCACTCAGGGAGGTCGGGAGACCACCAGGCACTTCCCTGCAACTGTTATTCTCATGGACGTGGCTGGGTCTGACCCTGGTTCCTCTCAGAGCCGGAGAGACACTgcacggggcggggtgggggtcctaAGCCAGACCCCCGGCACCTCACCTCAGGGAGCCCCAAGCACAGGGGTAGCTCCTGAGCGCTACGGGTGAACCCCCACCAACCGAAAACAAAAACGAATAAGAATAAAGACAATGAGGGCTGGAGTGCGTAGCACAGTGGgaaaggtagcacagtgggtaaggtgcttgccatgcatgtggctgacctgggcttgatccctgacaccccatacggtcccccaagcctgccaggactaagccctgagctcagttaggtgtggacccccaaaacaaaaaccaaccaacaaacaaaaagacaaaattcaCATCAGCCCTGCCATCTgccagctgggggctgggcccctCCTGTCTCTCCATGACACAGTGGCTGGGACAGATCGGCCCTGTGACTGGCACTCAGAGTCCCCTGGAGGACCAATCGAGGTCTGGGTAGCTGCCCCATCTGAAAACTGACCACTTCTCATCCCTCAACGAGAAGGCCTGCGGTTCCCCCGAGCACGGAGCCATCTCTGCAGAGCATCCTTGGCCGTGGAACCAGGGCAGGCCATCCCAGGCCTGACACTTGTCCTGAGGCCCTGAGGCCCCAGAGGCACAGTCTTGCTCTCCTGGTGCAGGAGATCTGATGGGGTAGGGAGGGATGTGGCCAGGTCAGGGAGAgatgtggagggtgggggaggccatgcctggggtggggaggggtgtggcggggtgggggaggctgtggCCAGGTGGGGAGGGGTATGGTGGGGTGGAGAGGCTGTGGCTGGGTCAAGGAGGGGTGTGGCATGGTGGGGAGGCCATGgccaggtggggaggggtgtaGAGAGTGGGAGAGGCCATGgccaggtggggaggggtgtaGAGAGTGGGAGAGGCTGTGGCCGGGTGGGGAGGGGTATGGTGGGGTGGGGCGGCTGTGGCTGGGTCAGGGAGGGGTGTGGCATGGTGGGGAGGGGCGAGAGGGTAGGGGAGGCCATGGCTGGGAGGACAGGCAAAATTTGGGGGAGGACACCCCAAAATTCCCAGGGTGTGGCGGGCAGCTCACCAGAAGGTCTCGTTGTCCAGGCCCTCGTCGGTCAGGTGGTTGTTCTGCAGGTAGAGCTCTCGCAGGTTGCTCAGCTCGCTGAAGGCACCCGGTGGGATCTTCTCCAGCTTGTTgttctgggggttggggggcgcggggggctgtgAGGGCAGCCCGGAGGCCGGGGCTGAGCTgcaggagaggggcctggggcatggggtgggctggggtgccTGAGgtgcccaggctctgcctgctTCTCCACTCGCCCCTGTGCCCGTGTGTGCAGGCCGCCCCCTgcggccccgcccggccgcccccccccccgcaccttgAGGTGCAGCTTGTAGAGGGCGGGAGGCAGGTGCCGGGGCACGTGGCGCAGGAAGTTGCTGGACAGGATGAGGATCTCCACGTTGCTGGAGCCGTTGAACATGTGGTCGGGCAGCCCGGCGTCCGCCAGCTTGTTGTTGTGCAGGTACACGGACCTGGGGGCGTGGGCGGGTCCCGTGGGATGCACCCCTGCGCCCCACCCCGCATGCCCCGCGCTGCTTCTCCGGGAGCCTCCAAGCCTTaccgggctgggcctggggctggggcccttccccccacccagccccagggcGCAGTAGGAGACCCTCCTCGAGGATCTCTGACAGGCTGGCCCGGCCTTGCAGGCCTTCCCCGAGCCCCGCAGCCGCAGTCccggcccctgcaccccaggggtCGCAGCCACGCGGGGTTTGCTCGCGCCCCAGTTGGGGAGCGAGGCTACCGGTAGCTGCCCGGGGTCCTAAACAGGAAAACCCTCACTCCCTCAAGAACGCGGCTGGACTGTCCTTCGGGCCAGCGGCCTCTGCCTTGGGCGTCTGCTGGACGGCTCACTCAGAGCCACGGGGGTGCCCTGATGTGCCCGCCTGTTCTAGGCCCTGGAGCTGGCCGTGAACATGACCTGGACCCAACCCCACGGGACTAAGCTGCTACAGCGGAGAGAGCAGGCAGAGACACAGGTGCCAGGCATCTCCTTCTGCTGCCCGCACCTCAGTCTTCCCATCTGTGGGATGGGCGATGCACAGAAAGCATGCCCCTGGGCGGGGAATCGAAGGAAGGGACAAAGGGGAAACCGAAGCCAGGTGGCTATATccacctcctccaggaatgaGGCctagccccacccccacacccctaccaggctctgcctgttgGACAgtgacccctgccccacccctgctgctcatcccactccacccctcccctggaCACTTTCCTTCCTCTgagggtccccccaccccgagacTCCAGCTGGGGCTCAGCCCACTCACCCCATAGCATGCCTCTCCTCAGAGCTCCCCCTACCTGAGGCTCCTCCTCCCATTCCCCAGCGGGAGCCCAGGAcccctctgacctctgacctcaaaTTCGGCTTCTGGCCAAAAGTGAGCCCGTAGATCTTCGTGAGATAGTTGGCAGCAAAGTCCACACTGACGAGGGTGCTGGGCAGGAACCGGGGTGCCAGGGTCAGCTAGAAAGGGAGGGGTTGGCACAGGGGAGCGGGGAGCTGGGGACGGGACCCTCCTAAGTCCATCCATCCCTGAGAGCCGTCCCCTCCCTCCATCATCAAATGGGAGCCAGCCCCCCAGTCACCCAAACGCAGAAGGGACCCTCTGAGCCCCAGGGCCGCCCTCGTCTGGGGTCAGCCCCAGCGTCACCCTCCACGGACCCCCATAAATCTTCCCACGGCAGCCATGAATCTGCCAGCTTCCGGGGGGACAGAGGCGCCTGCCCACCGCAGGAACGTGGCTGGGACCTGCCCCGGGCAGCTGAAACAGGGCCGCAGAGATGAGcagcggggtgggtgggtggtaggGGGCATGAGACTGGCACGGGGTGCAGGCGCTGGGGCCTGGGTGAGAGGAAGGGGAGCCAGAGGGGGGACAGcagagacggggcgggggggggccctgggctccTCTCGGTGGAGGGAGAAGCCACTGAAAGGCAGAAACTGTGTGATTCactgggggcgtgggggcactcctagctcagtgctcggggggcccccagcagtgctcagggaaccatatgagctAGAGATGGAGTCTGGGCTTCGTGCGGAGAGAGTGCGTGCGCCCCCTCTGGGCGCTCTCTGCACGGTGGTGTGACTGCTGGGCCCAGGCACTGCTGGCGCCCCTCACCTTGTTGTTGGCCAGGTACAGGTAATTGAGGTTGTTCAGGTGCTCAAACGCCTCCTCCGGGAGCCCTTCAACGCACAGGACCAGTGAGAGCCAGGGATGGAGAAGACGCGCTAGTGACCACGCCAGCAGGACCCTGTTCCCTGCCCCGACGCGGCCAGCACTGGCCTGCCCCGCCCCACGCGTCCATCTGATCTGCTGCCGCTGGTGCCTGGGCCGGGCCCGTCTCCAGCCCGCGTGGCCTCTGACACTGCTCGCAGGCTCCCCCAGGGCTCCTCTGAGCGGGAACAGTTACATAAACCCGAGCGTCCCTCCCGGAATGCCCTGCGCGGGCTGGAGGACGGCCAAGAGCCTTCCTCGCAGCTGGAGAAAGGCTGGAGTGGACACAACAGCTGGACAGGGGCCTCACAGTGGAGTCAGGTACCCtctggggccgggcaggggctcaGCAGTTGAGCTCACACACCCATGGGGCCATGGGGGtatccctgggtttgattcctgggccacaaaacacacacacacacacacacacacacacacacacacacacacacacacacacactcactcactgacTGCCGGATTGAGTCATGGAGGTGGTTCAATCACAGAAACTAAGGAAAAGCACATCAAATGATGCCTTCACAGTGGGCCAATCAGGGTGCACCAATGACACTTCGTGGGAAAGAAGTGCACCCGAAGACCAGCTCCAAGTGGCAGGATTACGGGTGGGagctggttttggtttttttccttttctgctgtTCCAAGTTTTCTGCTCTAATTATAAATGATTTTCATTGTTGGAGAAAATGGTTTTCAAAGACGAGGACTCGGCTCTTTGACACCAGAGGTCTTCTGGGACTGTAGCTTCTGGGCGGCCTCTGACCCCTCCCCTCCAGGCCCCCAGCTCTCTCTCACAGCAGGagcccctgggggcgggggggggcggcccCCCACCAGGCCTCTCCTGTGTGGGCTCTCCTGTGTGTCCGCAGCAGCTCCTGGCTGTGCGTCACCCTGGACTCTGCTGCCCCCGTCTCGGCTGACCCCCACCTCGGCTGGTTTCACCTTCAGCTGTCCCTCCTcagccacccacccccagctgctCCCCCCAGCCGCCCCTTTCACTGTCCCTCACCTCAGCTGCCCCAGGTGCCCCCCAGAGACCCCCGCTGCTCCCCCTCTATCTCCCTGGCTACCCCGTGAGCTGCCCTGCCTGCTGCTTCTGCCATCCCCGTTGGCACCCAGCTGAGCCCCCATCCCATCTACTTCCCTCTCCTCCGTCTGCCCCCGTGCCCCCGGCttccccccgctgcccccacctCGGGACGTCAGGCGGTTGTTCTGCAGGTTGAGGGTCTCCAGCGCGTGCAGCCGAGAGAGGTCCTCGGGGTAGATCTTCTCCAGCTGGTtgttctggggggaggggggaggtgcacCGAGGAGGCACAGAGGGCTGCCGGgactcccgccccgccccgccaggagccagcccccaccccccgcagggcACCCTCCTGGGGTCTCTCCCGCGCATCTCCCCTGAGTGTCACTCCCAGTGCTCCTCGCTTGGGGACAGGTGTCTGCAGCCaatcccctcagcccccagccacaGTGGGTCCCCTTTCTTGGCCCCGAGGTCCCTTTCTCCTGACGAGCTGTGACCCCTGTGCAGGGGACCATCTCCTCCGGCAGCCCTCCTGGGTTGGCTTGGGGTCTGGGTAAGGAGCACTGTGTCCCCGCACAGATCCACCCCCCTCTGTCCCTTTCTCCTGCAGACCATGAGCTCAGGGACGGGACATGTTgggtccttcctccctgcccagccccgcacacggcacagaggctggagcactGCAGGAACCCAGCTGGGTGACTCTGGGCCGGGCCccgccctctctgggcctcactcAGGAAGGGGGCACCTCTCCTGCCCCCGGGCTACGGTGTCACCTGGAGTGACCCGGAGACACCAGCGCCCCCTACGAGGAACCCCGTGCCCCACTGCTCTAGGCGCCAGAACCCAGCCTGTgccgggggcaggggctggcagcTTGGCGGGCATCTCGGTGCCCGTGCTCTTGGGCCCCCGGTCCCCCGCACTGCCCTCCCCAGGCCAGGCTCTCGCTCACCTGCAGGGACAGGTGGTTGGTGCGCTGGGGCAGGTCTCCCGGGAACTCTCGCAGGTCGATGCCACCGCAGTCCACCACCCCCTCCTGGGAGCAGGCGCACTCCCGGGGGCAGTCGGCCTCGGGGGGCCCAGCCACAGGCTCCTCGGGGCCCAGCACCAGCACCGGCTCCTCCTCCACCAACTCCTTCTCCTCGGGGCTCAGCTCAGGGCCGCTGCTCCGGCTGCTCCCCTGGGCCCTGGCCGCCAGCGCCCGCGCCAGCTGCAGCTGCGGTGGCaagagcagcaggagcagcagcacccCGCTCCGGGCCATGGTGCCTGCCGGGGACAGCGGGAAGTCTCCCAGGGTCCCCCCACACTGGGTCTGCCCGCCACGCTCCCTtcagggggcagggaaggctgGCCACATCCTTAAGCCCATCTGTGACCGCCCGGCCCGAGGAAATCAGTATCCATGTTTcacagaaggggaaactgagccCCAAGAAGAGCTGCCAGGCCTGGACTTCCTGTGGCACGGGCTgggcaacccccctcccccccccacacacactgcctccAGCAGCCACAGGCCATGGTGGCCAGCCCAGCCACTTGCCCTGCGAGGATCCTGGGTTCTTGcagcccctctcccagccccctgcccaccgcCTGCTCTAGGCTGTGCTTCGGGCCTTTGCACACATGAATCCTGCTCCTGGACCCCCTCTGGGCCTCTCAGAGTTACCCGTGCCCGGTcctttggggacactggtgccccAGGCTCCCCATTTCTCTGCCCCCAGAGTCAGGCATGGCGTTGGCGAGCTGAGAGCCACGTGCCTAGCTGGAGACACAGCCCAGGCCAGCACCGGTGTGGGCAGGAGCCAGGTCCGGTCCAGTTCTGGCCCACACGCTCACTGTGC
Coding sequences within:
- the PODN gene encoding podocan, translated to MARSGVLLLLLLLPPQLQLARALAARAQGSSRSSGPELSPEEKELVEEEPVLVLGPEEPVAGPPEADCPRECACSQEGVVDCGGIDLREFPGDLPQRTNHLSLQNNQLEKIYPEDLSRLHALETLNLQNNRLTSRGLPEEAFEHLNNLNYLYLANNKLTLAPRFLPSTLVSVDFAANYLTKIYGLTFGQKPNLRSVYLHNNKLADAGLPDHMFNGSSNVEILILSSNFLRHVPRHLPPALYKLHLKNNKLEKIPPGAFSELSNLRELYLQNNHLTDEGLDNETFWKLSSLEYLDLSSNNLSRVPAGLPRSLVLLHLEKNAIRSVDADVLTPIRNLEYLLLHSNQLRAPGIHPLAFQGLKRLHTVHLYNNALERVPSGLPRRVRTLMILHNQIAGIGRDDFATTYFLEELNLSYNRITSAQVHRDAFRKLRQLRALDLSGNQLQTLPAGLPRNVHVLKVKRNELAALARGALAGMAQLRELYLTGNRLRSRALGARAWADLEQLQLLDIAGNQLTDIPSGLPESLEYLYLQNNKISMVPADAFQSTPNLKGVFLRFNKLAVGSVEESAFRRLRHLQVLDIEGNFEPGTSKEPGRSEQETEEDEEDEEDEEVR